The following proteins come from a genomic window of Spea bombifrons isolate aSpeBom1 chromosome 10, aSpeBom1.2.pri, whole genome shotgun sequence:
- the LOC128467709 gene encoding cathepsin D-like translates to MDSLSVWALLVCALIQPQSALIRIPLKKFPSIRRTLSEAGGDVQRLIGTDSPLKYYSGFPPNGGPTPEALKNYLDAQYYGEISIGTPPQTFMVVFDTGSSNLWVPSVHCSMLDVACWLHHRYDSSKSSTFKKNGTEFAIQYGTGSLSGYLSEDTVTIGNLAVKGQLFGEAIKQPGVTFVAAKFDGILGMAYPRISVDGVAPVFDNIMNQKLVESNIFSFYLNRNPDTQPGGELLLGGTDPKYYTGDFHYVNVTRKAYWEVHMDQLAVGDQLTLCKGGCQAIVDTGTSLITGPVDEVTALQKAIGAIPLIQGEYMVPCEKVSSLPVISLMLGGQTYTLTGEQYVMKVSQGGRTICVSGFMGLNIPPPAGPLWILGDVFIGQYYTVFDRANDRVGFAKAK, encoded by the exons ATGGACTCACTGTCAGTGTGGGCTCTGCTCGTCTGTGCCTTGATCCAGCCACAGTCGGCACTCATCAG AATACCGCTGAAGAAATTCCCATCCATCCGCCGCACCCTGTCAGAAGCTGGCGGTGATGTGCAAAGGCTGATTGGAACAGACAGCCCCCTGAAATATTACTCTGGGTTCCCCCCAAATGGAGGTCCCACTCCAGAGGCACTGAAGAATTATCTGGAT GCGCAATACTATGGAGAGATAAGTATTGGGACCCCTCCTCAGACCTTCATGGTGGTCTTTGATACCGGATCCTCAAACCTTTGGGTTCCATCAGTCCACTGCTCAATGCTGGACGTGGCCTGCT GGCTGCATCATAGGTATGACTCTTCAAAGTCCTCTACCTTCAAGAAGAATGGCACAGAGTTTGCCATCCAATATGGCACTGGCAGTCTGTCGGGGTACCTTAGTGAGGATACGGTGACG ATTGGGAATCTGGCTGTCAAAGGGCAGCTTTTTGGCGAGGCCATTAAGCAGCCGGGGGTCACCTTTGTGGCAGCTAAGTTCGATGGCATCCTGGGCATGGCGTACCCCCGCATCTCTGTTGACGGAGTCGCTCCAGTGTTTGACAACATTATGAACCAGAAACTGGTGGAAAGTAACATATTCTCGTTCTACCTAAACAG GAATCCGGATACCCAGCCTGGCGGAGAGCTGTTACTGGGAGGCACGGACCCAAAATATTACACTGGAGATTTCCACTACGTGAATGTGACCCGAAAAGCATACTGGGAGGTTCATATGGACCA GCTGGCCGTTGGGGATCAGCTCACTCTCTGCAAAGGTGGCTGCCAGGCTATCGTGGATACAGGAACGTCGCTTATCACTGGCCCGGTGGATGAAGTGACTGCACTACAGAAAGCTATCGGGGCCATTCCGCTTATCCAGGGAGAG TATATGGTACCGTGTGAAAAGGTTTCATCATTGCCAGTGATCAGTTTGATGCTTGGGGGACAAACGTACACCCTGACAGGGGAACAGTATGTGATGAAG GTATCCCAGGGTGGCCGCACAATTTGTGTGAGTGGCTTCATGGGCCTCAACATCCCCCCTCCTGCCGGCCCCCTCTGGATACTTGGAGATGTCTTCATTGGCCAGTATTACACAGTATTTGACCGAGCAAACGACCGTGTCGGTTTTGCTAAAGCCAAGTGA